One Natator depressus isolate rNatDep1 chromosome 6, rNatDep2.hap1, whole genome shotgun sequence DNA window includes the following coding sequences:
- the GSTP1 gene encoding glutathione S-transferase P — translation MPGPFTITYFPVRGRCEAMRMLLADQGQEWQEDVVTIDLWQKGELKKSCLFGQLPKFQDGDLTLYQSNAILRHLARTYGLYGKDQREAGLLDMVNDGVEDLRLKYVQLIYQNYESGKAAYVEALPGHLRPFETLLSQNRAGQAFIVGDKISFADYNLVELVRNHLVLAPGCLASCPLLAAYVERVSARPRLHTYLQSAAHRDRPINGNGKQ, via the exons A TGCCCGGGCCCTTCACCATCACCTACTTCCCCGTGCGCG GGCGCTGCGAGGCCATGCGGATGCTGCTGGCCGACCAGGGGCAGGAGTGGCAGGAGGACGTGGTGACCATTGATCTGTGGCAGAAGGGAGAGCTCAAGAAATCCTGT CTGTTTGGGCAGCTGCCCAAGTTTCAGGATGGAGACTTAACCCTGTACCAGTCCAACGCCATCCTGCGGCACCTGGCCAGGACCTATG GGCTATACGGAAAGGACCAGCGGGAGGCGGGGTTGCTGGACATGGTGAATGATGGAGTGGAAGATCTGCGCCTCAAATACGTCCAGCTCATCTACCAGAACTAC GAGAGCGGGAAGGCGGCCTATGTGGAGGCACTGCCAGGGCATCTGCGCCCCTTTGAGACCCTACTGTCCCAGAACCGCGCTGGCCAGGCCTTCATTGTTGGAGATAAG atCTCTTTTGCAGACTATAACCTGGTGGAACTGGTGCGGAACCACCTGGTGCTAGCACCTGGCTGCCTGGcctcctgccctctgctggccgcTTATGTGGAGCGGGTGAGTGCCCGGCCCCGCCTGCACACCTACCTGCAGTCGGCTGCCCACCGCGACCGGCCTATCAACGGCAACGGCAAGCAGTGA